TTAAAGCCAGCTCCTGGAATACAAAATATAGGTGCAGCTATGGAAAATTTATTATTAGCTGCTGCTAATATGGGATATGGTGGTTGTTGGATGACTGGACCAAATTATGCTAAAGAAGAACTATCTGAGTTTATAGGATTTAAAAAAGAAGGATATACTTTTGTAGCTATGACTCCTATAGGAATACCTGATGGAGAGGTAATGAGTCCGCCAAGAAAAGATATAGAAGAAGTTATGACAATTATAGATTAGTAAAAAAAAGCCTATGGTATTGATAAATATGCCATAGGCTTTTTTTTACTAATCTATAATAAATTTGAATACATAATTGTAATATGGAAATAATTATACAATAGAGTAAAACTTAAAAGAGGTGTTTTTGTGATAAAAAAAATTAAAAATAAAATTTTAAATAAAGATAAACCTACTAAACTTACAAAATCGCTTGACGAAAACATAAATATATTCAAAGAAGCATTCAAAGATAATGATACTGTAATATATAGATCGTTCACAGATCAAAGTTCAAACAAAAGAAAATACTGCGCAATATTTTGTGATGGTATGTGTGATAAGCCAGCTATAAATGAATACATAATAGGCCCTATAATGAAAAATGAAGAATCAAAGAATGATATAGATGATTTATTAAACTATACAATATGTTATTCAAGTATGAGTAAAAAGGATGATGTAGAACAATTAATAGACGCGATACTCTATGGTGATACTATTCTTTTATGTGAATCTGATAATCAAGCAGTTGTATTTGATACTAAAGACTGGAAAATAAGAAGTGTAACTGAGCCTGAATCAGAAGTTGTAGTAAGAGGGCCTAGAGAAGGTTTTACAGAATCTATAAATGTAAATTTATCGTTGATAAGAAGAAAGATATTAAACAAGGACTTGAAGTATAAGTATAAGGTTTTAGGCAAGCAAACAAAAACTAAAGTATGTATATGTTACATGGAAAATATAGCATCAGACCAAATAGTTAAAGAAGCAGAAAAAAGGCTGGATGATATAGACATAGATGGGATATTAGATACTGGATATATAGAGGAGTTAATAAGGGATGAGCCCTTATCACCATTTAATACAATAGGCTATACAGAAAGACCAGATGTCGTTGCTGCTAATTTGCTAGAGGGAAGAATCGCTTTAATATGTGATGGAACACCAGTTGTGCTAACACTTCCATTTTTATTTATAGAGTATTTTCAGTCAAATGAGGATTATTACAATAACTTTATATACTCATCTATAAATAGGATGTTAAGATACATAGGATTTTTTTTGACGACAAGTACACCTGCTATTTATCTGGCTCTTGTTACATACCATCAAGAGATGATACCAACGCCACTTCTTATAAGTATATCTGCGGCAAGAGAAGGAATACCGTTTCCTACTATATTTGAAGCTATTGCTATGACATTTGTATTTGAGGTATTAAGAGAAGCAGGGGTAAGACTTCCAAAGCCAATTGGAGCTACAATAAGTATAGTTGGAGCCTTAGTATTAGGAGATGCAGCAGTTAATGCAAGATTTGCCAGTGCCCCTATAGTAATTATTATAGCTTTAACTGGTATTTCAAGTTTTTTAGTGCCTAAAATGCTAGGTCCAGTTCTAATTATAAGAGTAATATTTTTGTTATTAGCTTCATTTTTAGGACTATATGGATATATATTTGGAGTTATAGGATTGTTCATACATTTAATGTCTATGAGATCATTTGGAGTACCTTATATGATGGATTTAGTTAGTACAAAATATCAAGATATAAAAGACACAGCTATAAGATCCCCATGGTGGTATATGGAATATAGACCAAAATTTATGGGTAGTAAAAATAGAATAAGAAAGAAAAATTCCACTAGATAAAAAGGAAGGTATAAAATTATGATTAAATTAAAGAAAAAAATTGTATTTTTCATAATACCAATTTCTATGTTTATACTTTCTGGATGTTGGAATTATAGAGAAATCAATGATGTGAATATAATAAATGGAGCAGCGGTAGACTCATTTGAAGAAAAAGAGGAATATGTTTTGAGTATTGAAATTATAAAGCCACTTGCAGGTCAGGATTTTAAACTGGAGGCAGATGTTGTATCGGAAAGAGGAAAATCTATATTTGATGCTGCAAGAAATAGTGTATTTCATTCTGGAAAAAGAGGATACTGGCCTCATGCTAAGGTATTCGTAATAAGTCAAGATATAGCTAAAAAGGGTGTTGTTGAAGTTATAGACTTTATAAACAGAGATGCAGAGGTAAGATCTGATATATGGCTTTTAATATCTCAGGAAAAAACGGCAAAAGAGATATTGGAGTGTAAGACTAAATTGCACTCTACTATATCTGCACATTTAGAGGATAAACTTAAAAATAAGGATTCGGTTTCTAAATTTGAAGCTATAGAATTACACCAGTTTTTAAAGGATTTAGCAGGCGAAGGAATTTCGTGCACAGTTCCATTAGTTAATATAGCGGCAAAAGGTGATCAAAGAGTTCCAGAAATATATGGAATGGGTGTATTCAAAAAAGATAAGCTTGTAGGACATATAAATGGAGAAGAGACAATGAGCATGATGCTTATAAAGGATAAATTAAAATCAGGTGTGTTTGTAGTAAGGAATGTAGATAATACTGACACAGATTGTACACTTGAAATATTTAAAACTAAAACAAAGTTAGAGCCTGTTATAAAAGATGGAAGTATGGTTATGAAGATTGATTCAGAATTAGATGTTGGAATAGGAGAAATAGTAGGAAGTACAGATTTAATAAGTGAACCAGGAAGAAAAAAACTAAAAGCTGAAGCTGAAGAAACAGTAAAAAAAGAGCTATTAAAAACTATAAAAAGGGCTCAAAAAGATTATGATAGTGATATATTTGGATTTGGTAATACTATTTATAGAAAAATGCCTAATGAATGGAAAAAAATTAAAGGTGATTGGGATGAACTGTTTGCACATTTAAAGGTAGATATAAATGTTGAAGTAAACATAAAAGGAAGTGCTTTAACATCAAAGCCTATTAAGGTGGGTGATTAATATGGTAGTATTTATGATAATAGTAGCTTACTTAATAATCGGTTTTTTAGAAATAGTACCATTAGTTAAAAATCATAAAAGAAAAGAATTGATTCTTTATTGTTCGATATTTTCCATATCATTAGTAATAAGCATACTTCTAGGGCTTGGAGTTAAGATACCAAGTCCTGCTAAATATATAGAAAAGGTAGTTTTTATGGTTATAGGAAAAAAATAAAGGTAGTTTTATACCTTTATTTTTTTTGGATAATATGCGAACATTAAAATAAAAAACTTGAATAATGTTAAGATTGAAAATACAATAGTATATATAATATTATATATTGTTAGGAGGAGTATTATTGAGAAAAGTAAATACTAGTGATGTATTAGAGGCTGTAAAAAAAATGAGTATAAGCTCTAATATCAATTTATGTAAGGATGTAATGCATTCTTTTAAGGAAAGTAGAGAAAAAGAAGAGTCTGATATAGGAAGACATATATTAGATACTCTGATTGAAAATGCAGAAGAAGCTAAAAAAAATAGTATGCCTATATGCCAAGATACTGGAATGGCTGTAGTTTTTTTAGAGGTAGGTCAAGATGTTTTATTTGAAGGTCAAAATATAACAGATGCTATAAATGAAGGGGTAAGACAAGGATATAAAGAGGGCTATTTGAGAAAATCAGTAGTTGAAGATCCTTTAATTAGAAATAATACTAAAGATAATACACCAGCTATAATATACTACGAAATAGTAAAAGGTGATAAAGTTAAAATAACTTTTGCACCAAAAGGATTTGGTAGTGAAAATATGAGTAGAATCAAAATGTTAAAGCCTTCTGATGGGATTAAGGGAGTAGAAGATTTTGTAATAGAGACTGTATCAAATGCAGGTGCAAATCCTTGTCCTCCTATCGTTGTTGGAGTAGGAATAGGAGGAACTATGGATAAGGCAGCGTATATGTCTAAAAAGGCTTTGCTTAGAGAAATAGGAGATAATAATAAGTTAGATCATATAAAGGATATGGAAAAAAGACTTTTAGAAAAAATAAATGATTTAGGTATAGGGCCTCAAGGACTTGGAGGAAGAACTACAGCTCTTAGTGTTAATATAGAGACCTTTGCAACTCATATAGCAGGCCTTCCTGTTGCTGTTAATATAAATTGTCATGCATCAAGACATGAAGAAATTGTATTATAGGGGGATTTTATGAAAAAAAATATTAAGTTAATAAGAACACCACTTGATGAAAAAATAGTTAGTGATTTAAAGGCGGGTGATATAGTACATATTAGTGGTACAATATACACAGCAAGAGATATGGCTCATAAAAGACTTATAGAATGTATTGAAAAAGATGAAGAAATACCATTTGACTTAAATGGAAGTGTAATATATTATGTAGGACCATCTCCTAATAAGCCAGGTGAAGTTATAGGTTCAGCTGGACCTACTACAAGCTATAGAATGGATGATATGACAATTCCTTTGCTTGAAAGAGGGCTTAAGGGGATGATAGGGAAAGGATATAGAAAAGAAGAGGTAATTAAAGGGATAAAGGACAATAATTGTGTATACTTTGCTGCAACAGGTGGAGCAGGTGCTATAATATCTAGTTGCATTAAGGAAAGTAAAGTTATACTGTATGAGGATTTAGGAGCTGAAGCTGTTAGAAAACTTACTGTTGAAAACTTTCCTGTGGTTGTAGTTATAGATAGTAAAGGTAACAATTTATACGATATAGAAAGAAAAAAATACGAAAGAAAGTAGGTATTTTAAATGAAGGATTACAATGAATTAGCGTTGAAATTACATAAGGAAAATAAGGGTAAAATATCTGTTAATAGTAAAATTGAAGTCAAGAATAAAGATGATCTATCAACAGCATATACTCCAGGGGTTGCAATGCCATGTAGAGAAATACATAATGATGAAAATAAGGTATATGATTATACATCGAAATCTAATTTAGTTGCTGTAGTAAGTGATGGTAGTGCGGTTTTAGGACTTGGGAATATAGGAGCAAAGGCATCTATACCAGTTATGGAGGGAAAGGCTATACTTTTTAAGGAATTTGCAGATGTAGATGCATTTCCAATTTGTCTTGATACTAACGATGTAGATGAGATAGTAAAAACTGTAAAGCTTATGGAGTCTGTATTTGGAGGAGTAAACTTAGAAGATATATCTGCTCCGAGATGCTTTGAAATAGAGAATAAATTAAAAAAACTTTTAGATATACCTGTATTTCATGATGATCAACATGGGACTGCTATAGTAGTTGCAGCTGGAATTATAAATAGTTTAAAGCTTACAGGTAAAGATATAAAGGACATAGAAGTTGTAGTCAATGGTCCGGGATCAGCTGGAATAGCAATATCTAAGCTTCTTATAAGCATGGGGGTTAAAAATATTGTTTTATGCGATAAAGATGGAGCTATCTTTGAAGGAAAAGAGAACATGAATTGGGCCCAACAGGAAATGGCAAAAATTACGAATAAAAATGATGAAAGAGGAAGTTTAAAAGATATTATAAATAAAAAAGATGTATTCATTGGAGTATCTGCACCTAATATTTTAACAAAAGATATGGTTGCTAGTATGAATGATAAGGCTATAGTATTTGCCATGGCAAACCCAACACCAGAGATAATGCCAGATGAAGCAAAAGAAGCAGGAGCATTTATAATAGGAACAGGAAGATCTGATTTTGATAACCAAGTAAATAATGTATTAGCTTTTCCAGGAATATTTAGAGGAGCACTAGATGTTAGAGCTAGCGAAATAAACGAAGAAATGAAAATAGCAGCAGCTCTAGCAATAGCGAATACTATATCTGATGACGAACTTAGAGCAGATAATATACTTCCTAAGGCATTTGATAAAAATGTATCTCATAACGTTGCAAATGCAGTGAAAGAAGCAGCTATAAAAACAGGTGTAAATAACATATAATTTTAATAATATATATAAAATCATCAAAAATAGTTGCAATTTATTGATTTGTTTAATATAATTATAAAAAAAGCAAGAACAAATTCTAAGATCAGGAGTAAGTAGTTAAACTGTTTAATACTCAGCGAGTGGGAGATTGGTGAAAGTCCCATTGTTAACTCTTTAATGAATGGACCTGTGAGAAGCTAGGCGAAATCGAATGAAATTAGCCAAGGCCGGGGGTTTCCCGTTACAGAAACAGGATATCAAGAGGAATCTTCGTATCTGTTAAAGTGAAATAGCTATAAGCTATTTAATCTGGGTGGTACCGCGGAAACTATAAGTCTTTCGTCCCTTTTATAGGGATGATGGGCTTTTTTTTATACAAAAAAACAAAAGGGGTTGATATATATGTTATGAACTGAAGGAGACTGGTACTTTGACTGATTAAATAATATAAAAAAAGGAGAGATTTATATGAATTTAAGAAAAAATATATTAACAGCTTTATTACTTGCAATAGGATTTATACTACACCAAATAATACCTGGTGTTGTAGCTGGGATGAAATTTGACTTGATGCTTTCTATTATGGTTGTAGCCATTTTGATAAATAGTGAATTTAAAAATGCTATTTTAACAGGGGTTATAGGTGGATTTATAACGGCTATGACTACTACATTTCCAGGCGGGCAAATAGCTAATGTTATAGATAAAATGGTAACTTGTATAGTAGTTTACTTTATGATTAAACTAATAGGCAAATATAAAGAAAAGCAAATAAGCATAGCCTCAATAGCATTTTTAGCAACTATAATAAGTGGAAGTGTATTCTTAATTTCAGCACTTTTCATAGTAGGTCTTCCTGCTCCATTTAAGACTTTGTTTTTAACTATAGTTTTACCTACATCTTTTGCAAATATATTCGTAACTACACTTATATACAACTGTGTGAATACTGCTATTAGAATATCTGGGGCAAAATTTGTGAGCAGATAATGTATAATGTAACTATAGGAGATGATAATATGATAAACGGAAGTACAAAACTAGCATGTCTTATAGGGCAGCCAGTTGAACACAGTTTTTCACCGAATATTCATAATTGTTTATTTGAAAAATACAATATAAATTCAAAGTATATGTGCTTTGATGTAGACAAAGACTCTTTAAAAGATGCAATAATGGCCATAAAAGCACTAAAGATAAATGCTGCTAATGTGACTATACCTCACAAGGTAGACATTATGAACTATTTAGACGATATAGATACTAATGCTAGGTTAATAGGAGCAGTTAACACTATAAAAAATGACAATGGAAAATTGATAGGATACAATACAGACGGAATTGGATTTGTAAATTCAGTACTTGATAAGGGCTATGAAATAAAAGATAAAAAAGTAATGATACTAGGGGCAGGAGGTGCAGCTAGAAGTATAGCTGTAGAAATAGCAAGTAATAATGCAAAGTTTATTGAAATTAGAAATAGAAGCATAGATAAAGCTCAAAATATAACCAATACTATAAAGGAAAACTTTAAATCTATTGTAAAAACAGGGGATATAAGTATAAGTAAAGAAGACTTAGAGAATATAGATATATTGATAAATACAACATCACTAGGTATGTCTCCTGACGTAGACAAGCTTCCAATAGATAAGACAATAAAGCTTGATAAAGAAATTTTAGTATGTGATATAGTGTATAATCCAAAAGAGACTAGATTTTTAAAATGGGCAAAAGAGAATAACCTAGACACTTTAGGTGGAATAGATATGCTTATAAATCAAGCACTTGAAGCTTTTTATATATGGACTGGAGTAAGACCTGACAGAGAATATTTGTCTCAAGTTGAAGAACTTAGATTTTAATAATTAAAATTAATAAGTAAATTTGAATGATTAATCATAAAATAAAGCTTGTTGAAATAAACTTATTTAGTAAATGCCTAGATTTTGTGCAAATGAAATCTAGGTTCTTTTTTTCGGGTGAGATACTTTAGATTGAAAAATATTCCATACTATAATAAAATCTATATATGTGACTATGGATATCAAATTGTACTTAACTATACAGGAGGGAGATGCAATGATAACTATTTTTATTCATGCAATCAAAACATTACATATATCATTAGAGAAAAGTAATATTTATAAACTGTTAACTGTAGGATTAATTAGTTTATTTACTTGTTCGGCAGCGTTCTACTTTTACGAAAGTCCTATAAATCCAGACTTGAGTTTTGGTGATTCACTATGGTGGGGTTTTGTAACTTGTACTACTGTTGGTTATGGAGATTATTACCCTGTAACATTAGGTGGACGCATAATAGGAATAATTCTTATGTTAGTAGGTATAAGTGCATTTGGATTTATCACCGCTGCAGTTGCATCAGTTTTTATTGAAAATAAATTAAAGGAAGGACTGGGACTTATGGATATAAAATTTAAAAATCATATTGCTATTATTGGTTGGAATAATAAAAGTCAGATTATATTGCAAGAATTGATACAAGATAATCCCGATGAAAAAGTTGTTGTTATAGATGAAATAGAAAAACTTGTACTTGAACATAAAAATACTTTTTTTGTACATGGGGATGCTACTAAAGATGAAACTCTAACAAAAGCCAATATTGAAAATGCACATACGGTAATTGTAGTTGCTGATGAAAAGTTAAGTAGTATGGCTGATGCTAAATCAGTTCTAATATGTTTGGCAGTGGATAAGCTAAATACTAATATACACCTAATTGCAGAGGTATTAAATGAAGAAAATGTAACTCATTTTCAAAGAGCAAACGTTAATGACATTATAATAAGTAATCAAATGAGCAGTAGAGTAATGGTAAGAAGTGCTCTTTATAAAAACGTAAGCCGCGCTTTAAAAGAACTTCTGACTAGTGCATATGGAAATGAAATATACGAATGTAAAGTCAAGAATGAAGATATAGGTATTCCGTTCAAAAACCTAGTATCTAAGTATATAGAAAAATATAATGCTGTTATTCTTGGAATTGCAAATAAAGATGTTTTATTAAACCCTGATAAAGACCATATAATAAATAAAGATGATACTATTATCTACATATCTAAAGAAAAATTATAAAACTATAGGTATATAATTACACCTATAGTTTTTTTATGTATTATTTACCAATTAAAAGTCAATAATCCAATTAAAGGTAGGTGATGTATGAACAATAAAGGATTGACTTTGGTAGAAATTATAATATCATTGACTCTTATTCAAATAACAGCAGTTGTATTCCTAACTATAATCACAAGCTGTGTTATGCTTAACATGAAGTCAAAAGAAAAATTAGAGGCTTTAAATATAGCTCAAGAATATATAGAAACAATAAGAAAACAAGACTATGAAAATTTTATAAAATACGATGATTCAAAAGAAATGTATGGTAAGTACGAGGTGGATACAGATATAAATAAAAAGGATGACGGTAGTGGTCGTCTTTTTGAAGTATTTGTTAAAGTTAAAAAAGGTGAAAAAGAAGTTGTAAACTTAAAAACAGTAAAGGTTATAAGGAATTGATATATGAAAAATGAAAAAGGTTATATATTGATAAGTTCACTTTTACTTTTTATGTTAGTTATGATAATTAGCATAACATTAATAAATATTAGTAAAACAAATTATGATATACAAGATATATATGTTAAATCAAAAGAAGGCTTTTATAAAAGTGAAGGAGGTCTTGATAAAGCATATTTAGAAGTTGCAAAGCATGTTGAATTTAGTATAGAAATAGCAAATAATAAAGTTGAAGAATTTATGAAAAATGAATATCATAATTTTTTACAGGAAGAAAAGAATAAAGAAATACGAGGATTAGACAGTGAGTATGTAGATTTAATAGAGGATGAAACTGGGATACATTTTGTGCTAAACAAAGACAAAATAGATGAAAAATTAAATTCTATATTTAAAGAACAATATGAAAAGTGCTTTTTAAGAGCGAAATATTATAATCTATTAGTAAAGAATATAAAAAAATTAAAATCACAAGATGTTAAACTAAGTGTTTTAGATGAGAACTTTGATATAGAAGATGATAAAATCAATTTCAAAATATCATCTTTTTATACAAATGACGGAATGGTTAATGAGATAGTACAAGGTTACTATATAAATGTACCAAATAAGGACGATATATATAATGAAAACAATATAGAAGAATTGATTTACCTTAGAAATTGGTTTAGGAGGAAATAAGATGGATAATAAAGGAATGTGACTTTGGTAGAACTTTTGATAACCATAAGCTTAATTATGGTTATTTCATTAATACCTATATATAAAATAAATATAAGAGATTATAAAATAGATTCATTTGTAAGACAATTATGCTCTGATATACGATATACTAGAATAAAAAATATGAACTACGGTAATTCAGCTAAGATATATTATGAAAAATCAGAAGAGGGTACTACTTCATACATATTAAAGGATTTTGGAAAAATAAAGAAAAAAGTTCGACTTCCAAAAAATACAGACATATATTATAGTGTTGAAAAAATAGATTTTGGATTAAATGGAGTTATTAGACATAGAGGAGAGACTATAAAAATAAAAGATAAAATCAATAAAAAAACTAAAATCATAACTATAGTTCCAATTAGTGGTAGAGTTTTAATAAAAGAGGGTATATATGAATAATAAAGGGGTAACACTTATAGAACTCATAATATCCATAGGTTTTATAAGTGTTTTGCTTATGATTATATTTAATATATTTATATTTAGCACCAAAGTATACAATATTTCGCATTCAAATGTTGAAATACAAGAACAATCTCAAATGATACAAAGCTTTATAGAGAGCAATTTATATTTATCATCTGGAATAGACAGTGTTATAGATAAAAATGGAAATAAGCTTCATGTAAATGAATTTTATGAAAAAGATATAAAAGAAGTAAGATTTAATGTAGATGGACAAATACGTAGCATATATCATATATATAATAAAAAGAAGCTTTTTATCAAAAAAAATCTAAACTACAATGGATATGAGTTTGGTGATTATATAGAAAATATAAAAATAAAGAATATAGACAATGGAAGTGGTGCAGAAATTTCATTAAAATTACAAAAGGATAGCGAAGTTATAAACACTAGTTTTTTAATTTATTTTAGAAAT
The window above is part of the Tepidibacter aestuarii genome. Proteins encoded here:
- a CDS encoding Fe-S-containing hydro-lyase; its protein translation is MKKNIKLIRTPLDEKIVSDLKAGDIVHISGTIYTARDMAHKRLIECIEKDEEIPFDLNGSVIYYVGPSPNKPGEVIGSAGPTTSYRMDDMTIPLLERGLKGMIGKGYRKEEVIKGIKDNNCVYFAATGGAGAIISSCIKESKVILYEDLGAEAVRKLTVENFPVVVVIDSKGNNLYDIERKKYERK
- a CDS encoding potassium channel family protein, which translates into the protein MITIFIHAIKTLHISLEKSNIYKLLTVGLISLFTCSAAFYFYESPINPDLSFGDSLWWGFVTCTTVGYGDYYPVTLGGRIIGIILMLVGISAFGFITAAVASVFIENKLKEGLGLMDIKFKNHIAIIGWNNKSQIILQELIQDNPDEKVVVIDEIEKLVLEHKNTFFVHGDATKDETLTKANIENAHTVIVVADEKLSSMADAKSVLICLAVDKLNTNIHLIAEVLNEENVTHFQRANVNDIIISNQMSSRVMVRSALYKNVSRALKELLTSAYGNEIYECKVKNEDIGIPFKNLVSKYIEKYNAVILGIANKDVLLNPDKDHIINKDDTIIYISKEKL
- a CDS encoding Ger(x)C family spore germination protein produces the protein MIKLKKKIVFFIIPISMFILSGCWNYREINDVNIINGAAVDSFEEKEEYVLSIEIIKPLAGQDFKLEADVVSERGKSIFDAARNSVFHSGKRGYWPHAKVFVISQDIAKKGVVEVIDFINRDAEVRSDIWLLISQEKTAKEILECKTKLHSTISAHLEDKLKNKDSVSKFEAIELHQFLKDLAGEGISCTVPLVNIAAKGDQRVPEIYGMGVFKKDKLVGHINGEETMSMMLIKDKLKSGVFVVRNVDNTDTDCTLEIFKTKTKLEPVIKDGSMVMKIDSELDVGIGEIVGSTDLISEPGRKKLKAEAEETVKKELLKTIKRAQKDYDSDIFGFGNTIYRKMPNEWKKIKGDWDELFAHLKVDINVEVNIKGSALTSKPIKVGD
- the aroE gene encoding shikimate dehydrogenase → MYNVTIGDDNMINGSTKLACLIGQPVEHSFSPNIHNCLFEKYNINSKYMCFDVDKDSLKDAIMAIKALKINAANVTIPHKVDIMNYLDDIDTNARLIGAVNTIKNDNGKLIGYNTDGIGFVNSVLDKGYEIKDKKVMILGAGGAARSIAVEIASNNAKFIEIRNRSIDKAQNITNTIKENFKSIVKTGDISISKEDLENIDILINTTSLGMSPDVDKLPIDKTIKLDKEILVCDIVYNPKETRFLKWAKENNLDTLGGIDMLINQALEAFYIWTGVRPDREYLSQVEELRF
- a CDS encoding spore germination protein, with amino-acid sequence MIKKIKNKILNKDKPTKLTKSLDENINIFKEAFKDNDTVIYRSFTDQSSNKRKYCAIFCDGMCDKPAINEYIIGPIMKNEESKNDIDDLLNYTICYSSMSKKDDVEQLIDAILYGDTILLCESDNQAVVFDTKDWKIRSVTEPESEVVVRGPREGFTESINVNLSLIRRKILNKDLKYKYKVLGKQTKTKVCICYMENIASDQIVKEAEKRLDDIDIDGILDTGYIEELIRDEPLSPFNTIGYTERPDVVAANLLEGRIALICDGTPVVLTLPFLFIEYFQSNEDYYNNFIYSSINRMLRYIGFFLTTSTPAIYLALVTYHQEMIPTPLLISISAAREGIPFPTIFEAIAMTFVFEVLREAGVRLPKPIGATISIVGALVLGDAAVNARFASAPIVIIIALTGISSFLVPKMLGPVLIIRVIFLLLASFLGLYGYIFGVIGLFIHLMSMRSFGVPYMMDLVSTKYQDIKDTAIRSPWWYMEYRPKFMGSKNRIRKKNSTR
- a CDS encoding NAD(P)-dependent malic enzyme: MKDYNELALKLHKENKGKISVNSKIEVKNKDDLSTAYTPGVAMPCREIHNDENKVYDYTSKSNLVAVVSDGSAVLGLGNIGAKASIPVMEGKAILFKEFADVDAFPICLDTNDVDEIVKTVKLMESVFGGVNLEDISAPRCFEIENKLKKLLDIPVFHDDQHGTAIVVAAGIINSLKLTGKDIKDIEVVVNGPGSAGIAISKLLISMGVKNIVLCDKDGAIFEGKENMNWAQQEMAKITNKNDERGSLKDIINKKDVFIGVSAPNILTKDMVASMNDKAIVFAMANPTPEIMPDEAKEAGAFIIGTGRSDFDNQVNNVLAFPGIFRGALDVRASEINEEMKIAAALAIANTISDDELRADNILPKAFDKNVSHNVANAVKEAAIKTGVNNI
- a CDS encoding tryptophan transporter — protein: MNLRKNILTALLLAIGFILHQIIPGVVAGMKFDLMLSIMVVAILINSEFKNAILTGVIGGFITAMTTTFPGGQIANVIDKMVTCIVVYFMIKLIGKYKEKQISIASIAFLATIISGSVFLISALFIVGLPAPFKTLFLTIVLPTSFANIFVTTLIYNCVNTAIRISGAKFVSR
- a CDS encoding fumarate hydratase, with product MRKVNTSDVLEAVKKMSISSNINLCKDVMHSFKESREKEESDIGRHILDTLIENAEEAKKNSMPICQDTGMAVVFLEVGQDVLFEGQNITDAINEGVRQGYKEGYLRKSVVEDPLIRNNTKDNTPAIIYYEIVKGDKVKITFAPKGFGSENMSRIKMLKPSDGIKGVEDFVIETVSNAGANPCPPIVVGVGIGGTMDKAAYMSKKALLREIGDNNKLDHIKDMEKRLLEKINDLGIGPQGLGGRTTALSVNIETFATHIAGLPVAVNINCHASRHEEIVL
- a CDS encoding PilW family protein, encoding MNNKGVTLIELIISIGFISVLLMIIFNIFIFSTKVYNISHSNVEIQEQSQMIQSFIESNLYLSSGIDSVIDKNGNKLHVNEFYEKDIKEVRFNVDGQIRSIYHIYNKKKLFIKKNLNYNGYEFGDYIENIKIKNIDNGSGAEISLKLQKDSEVINTSFLIYFRNYYSE
- a CDS encoding pilus assembly FimT family protein; translation: MTLVELLITISLIMVISLIPIYKINIRDYKIDSFVRQLCSDIRYTRIKNMNYGNSAKIYYEKSEEGTTSYILKDFGKIKKKVRLPKNTDIYYSVEKIDFGLNGVIRHRGETIKIKDKINKKTKIITIVPISGRVLIKEGIYE